One genomic region from Salinicola endophyticus encodes:
- a CDS encoding hydroxymethylglutaryl-CoA lyase produces the protein MAMPKHVSIVEVGPRDGLQNEAEPIATAAKLELIERLGAAGLKRIEVASFVSPKWVPQMADHREVMTGIRRRPGVVYSALTPNLKGLEAALECGVEEVAVFAAASEAFSHKNINCSIAESLARFEPVIERAREAGVRVRGYVSCVLGCPYEGNIAPQRVAEVSRALYQMGCYEISLGDTIGVGTPLAAKRLLDAVSRDIPRDKLAAHFHDTYGQALANLYAVLEEGISVIDSAVAGLGGCPYAKGATGNVATEDVIYLLNGLGIDSGVDLDNLAETGVWITQTIGKPNRSRVGVALAAR, from the coding sequence ATGGCAATGCCGAAGCACGTCAGTATCGTCGAAGTCGGCCCGCGCGACGGGCTACAGAACGAAGCCGAGCCCATCGCCACCGCCGCCAAGCTGGAACTGATCGAGCGGCTCGGTGCGGCGGGGCTCAAGCGGATCGAAGTGGCGAGTTTCGTCTCGCCCAAATGGGTGCCGCAGATGGCGGATCACCGCGAGGTGATGACCGGCATTCGCCGCCGGCCGGGCGTGGTCTACTCCGCGCTCACGCCCAATCTCAAAGGGCTGGAAGCCGCGCTGGAGTGCGGCGTCGAGGAGGTCGCCGTCTTCGCGGCGGCCAGCGAAGCCTTCTCGCACAAGAACATCAACTGCTCGATTGCCGAATCGCTGGCGCGCTTCGAACCGGTGATCGAACGCGCCCGGGAAGCCGGCGTGCGCGTGCGCGGCTATGTCTCCTGCGTGCTCGGCTGCCCCTACGAAGGCAACATCGCCCCCCAACGGGTCGCCGAGGTCTCTCGGGCGCTTTATCAGATGGGCTGTTATGAAATCTCGCTGGGCGACACCATCGGCGTCGGCACCCCGCTCGCGGCCAAGCGCCTGCTCGACGCCGTGAGCCGGGATATCCCCAGGGACAAACTCGCCGCCCACTTCCACGACACCTACGGCCAGGCGCTGGCCAACCTCTACGCCGTGCTCGAAGAGGGCATCAGCGTGATCGACAGCGCCGTCGCCGGACTCGGCGGCTGCCCCTACGCCAAGGGCGCCACCGGCAACGTTGCCACGGAAGACGTGATCTACCTGCTCAACGGCCTCGGCATCGACAGTGGCGTGGATCTGGATAACTTGGCAGAGACAGGGGTGTGGATAACACAGACGATCGGCAAGCCGAATCGGTCGAGGGTCGGCGTAGCGCTGGCGGCGCGCTAG
- a CDS encoding acetyl/propionyl/methylcrotonyl-CoA carboxylase subunit alpha, translating into MSLATAPRPLRAVLIANRGEIACRVIRTARRLGLRTIAVYSDADARARHVREADEAIRLGPAAAGESYLAIDKVIAAAQRSGADAIHPGYGFLSENAEFVAACDAAGLVFIGPPASAIAAMGDKAAAKARMASAGVPLVPGYHGEAQDDALLRQEAGKIGYPVLLKASAGGGGKGMRVVESEREFQAALDGCRRESRAAFGDERMLIEKYLTQPRHVEVQVFCDSLGAGVYLFERDCSVQRRHQKVLEEAPAPHLPEALRREMGEAAVRAAQEIGYVGAGTVEFLLDAAAETTQEHGSPFYFMEMNTRLQVEHPVTEMISGEDLVEWQLRVAAGLALPKAQSELTLTGHAVEARLYAEDPDNDFLPATGKLLRFALPLASADSHGRIRLDSGVEAGDTVTMHYDPMLAKLIVHGEDRGQALAEMARALAALDISGVTTNRRFLQRLVTHPDFIAAELNTRFIEHHHDDLFAALHATDADIARAALVAIDQLARNHTDGTSRADDPWQRRDGWRLNAPHRVRLAFQETDGSGTYEVIATQGLTQGLTQEPAQETWQLQVQRDGEETSRVAGQCQRLDNDTLALTLDGHRQRLFARLDPASEGDAIVLTAAGQESRLIWRRADRADHLPQETEAKLTAPMHGTVVALLVEPSQTVEKGTPLVVVEAMKMEHTLSAPADGAVEAFHVAVGDAVAQGDELLAFTNAEAMTNAGADTNGDS; encoded by the coding sequence ATGAGTCTCGCCACTGCGCCCCGCCCGCTCCGCGCCGTCCTGATCGCCAATCGTGGCGAGATCGCCTGCCGGGTGATCCGCACCGCGCGGCGCCTCGGCCTGCGTACCATCGCGGTCTATTCGGATGCCGACGCCCGCGCCCGCCACGTGCGCGAGGCCGACGAAGCGATCCGCCTCGGCCCGGCGGCGGCCGGCGAAAGCTATCTCGCCATCGACAAGGTCATCGCCGCCGCCCAGCGCAGCGGCGCCGACGCCATCCATCCGGGCTACGGCTTTCTCTCCGAGAACGCCGAGTTCGTCGCCGCCTGCGACGCCGCCGGGCTCGTCTTCATCGGCCCGCCGGCCAGCGCCATCGCCGCCATGGGCGACAAGGCCGCGGCCAAGGCACGCATGGCCAGCGCCGGCGTACCACTGGTGCCCGGCTATCACGGCGAAGCGCAGGACGACGCCCTGCTGCGGCAAGAAGCCGGCAAGATCGGCTACCCGGTGCTGCTCAAGGCCAGCGCCGGGGGCGGCGGCAAGGGCATGCGGGTGGTCGAGTCCGAGCGCGAGTTCCAGGCGGCGCTGGATGGCTGCCGCCGCGAATCCCGCGCCGCCTTCGGCGATGAGCGCATGCTGATCGAGAAGTATCTGACCCAGCCGCGCCATGTCGAAGTACAGGTGTTCTGCGACAGCCTCGGCGCCGGCGTCTACCTGTTCGAGCGCGACTGCAGCGTGCAGCGACGCCACCAAAAGGTGCTCGAAGAGGCCCCCGCACCGCACCTGCCCGAAGCGCTGCGCCGCGAGATGGGTGAGGCCGCGGTGCGCGCCGCCCAGGAGATCGGCTATGTCGGCGCCGGCACGGTGGAGTTCCTGCTGGATGCCGCCGCCGAGACCACGCAGGAGCACGGCTCACCGTTCTACTTCATGGAGATGAACACCCGGCTGCAGGTCGAGCACCCGGTCACCGAGATGATCAGCGGCGAGGATCTGGTCGAGTGGCAGCTACGGGTCGCCGCTGGCCTGGCGCTGCCCAAGGCGCAGAGCGAACTGACGCTCACCGGCCACGCCGTCGAAGCGCGGCTCTATGCCGAAGACCCGGACAACGACTTCCTCCCCGCCACCGGCAAGCTCCTGCGTTTCGCGCTGCCGCTGGCGAGCGCCGATTCGCACGGGCGAATCCGCCTGGATAGCGGCGTCGAGGCCGGTGACACGGTGACCATGCACTACGACCCGATGCTGGCCAAGCTGATCGTCCACGGCGAGGATCGCGGCCAGGCCTTGGCCGAAATGGCCCGCGCCCTGGCCGCGCTGGATATCAGCGGCGTGACCACCAATCGCCGCTTTCTGCAGCGGCTGGTGACCCACCCGGACTTCATCGCCGCCGAGCTGAATACCCGTTTCATCGAGCATCATCACGACGATCTGTTCGCCGCGCTCCACGCCACCGACGCCGATATCGCGCGCGCGGCCCTGGTTGCTATCGATCAGCTTGCCAGGAACCATACCGACGGAACATCGCGCGCCGACGACCCCTGGCAGCGCCGCGACGGCTGGCGGCTCAACGCACCACACCGAGTACGTCTCGCCTTCCAGGAGACCGACGGCAGCGGCACGTACGAGGTGATCGCCACCCAGGGACTAACACAGGGTCTGACACAAGAACCAGCACAAGAGACCTGGCAGCTTCAGGTACAGCGCGACGGCGAGGAGACAAGCCGGGTCGCCGGGCAGTGCCAGCGTCTCGACAACGACACCCTGGCGCTCACCCTGGATGGCCATCGCCAGCGCCTCTTCGCCCGGCTCGACCCGGCCAGCGAAGGCGACGCCATCGTGCTCACCGCCGCAGGTCAAGAGTCGCGCCTGATCTGGCGCCGCGCCGACCGTGCCGACCATCTACCGCAAGAGACCGAAGCCAAGCTGACCGCGCCGATGCACGGCACCGTGGTGGCGCTGCTGGTCGAACCTAGCCAGACGGTGGAGAAAGGCACCCCGCTGGTGGTGGTGGAAGCGATGAAGATGGAGCACACCCTGAGCGCCCCCGCCGACGGAGCGGTGGAAGCCTTCCATGTCGCGGTGGGTGACGCCGTGGCGCAGGGGGATGAGCTGCTCGCGTTCACCAATGCCGAGGCGATGACCAACGCCGGCGCCGACACGAACGGGGACAGCTGA
- a CDS encoding HdeD family acid-resistance protein codes for MATRSLIGRSWIILMAFGVVAVIFGAIAIFKPLGAIAALTWIMGILALAEGITTLVTTATAYRGAGKGWLIGYALFSVLFGLLAIFDPLSMASALLVLVGIWLVIAGVFRLLLALRIRRPVPGQGWTAPGEGWTVLSGVLALLLGILLIASPLSGLVATALWIGVVALIYGVIQIIAALRVRKAFSGL; via the coding sequence ATGGCAACGAGAAGTCTGATCGGGCGTAGCTGGATCATCCTGATGGCGTTCGGCGTGGTCGCCGTGATCTTCGGCGCGATCGCGATCTTCAAGCCGCTGGGGGCGATCGCCGCGCTGACCTGGATCATGGGCATCCTGGCGCTGGCGGAAGGCATCACCACGCTGGTGACCACGGCCACCGCCTATCGTGGCGCCGGCAAGGGCTGGCTGATCGGTTATGCGCTGTTCTCGGTGCTGTTCGGCCTGCTCGCGATCTTCGACCCGCTCTCCATGGCCAGTGCACTGCTGGTGCTGGTGGGTATCTGGCTGGTGATCGCCGGGGTGTTCCGCCTGCTGCTCGCACTGCGCATTCGCCGCCCGGTGCCGGGCCAGGGCTGGACCGCCCCCGGCGAGGGCTGGACCGTGCTCAGTGGGGTGCTGGCGCTGCTGCTGGGTATCCTGCTGATCGCCAGCCCGCTGAGCGGCCTGGTGGCCACCGCGCTGTGGATCGGCGTCGTCGCGCTGATCTACGGGGTGATCCAGATCATCGCCGCGCTGCGCGTGCGTAAGGCGTTTTCCGGCCTTTGA
- a CDS encoding MltA domain-containing protein, translated as MAALRRHAALLGSLLLALVVAGCSSAPITSVAPSGDAETRVERQDRATSWQHLPGWSRDQPMAAWSAFRESCTRLARKPLWRGVCADAKSVDPLNAQAIQQFFETRFTPYRVTNSDGSSTGLITGYYEPILRGSRVRGGPYQTPLYEYPKYWKKHTHVGPTRRELMRSGDLKGTELVWVDDPVEAAYLQIQGSGRIEMTDGTTMRVAYAGTNNQPFRSFAKRLIDRGEITPAEATLPGVRAWARRHPSQVEEMLNVNPRMVFFRELTGDQALSDSSGPVGALGVPLTSERSIAVDPSEIPLGAPVFLSTTQPLSQQPLQRLMVAQDTGSAVKGAVRADFYWGHGDAAGEAASRMKQRGEMWVLMPK; from the coding sequence ATGGCGGCGCTGCGCCGGCATGCGGCACTGCTGGGGAGCCTGCTGCTGGCGCTGGTAGTGGCCGGCTGCAGCAGCGCGCCGATCACCAGCGTGGCGCCGAGCGGTGATGCCGAGACCCGGGTCGAGCGCCAGGATCGCGCCACCAGTTGGCAGCACCTCCCCGGTTGGAGCCGGGATCAGCCGATGGCGGCGTGGAGCGCCTTTCGTGAAAGCTGCACCCGGCTGGCGCGCAAGCCGCTGTGGCGCGGGGTGTGTGCCGATGCGAAATCGGTCGACCCGCTCAATGCCCAGGCGATTCAGCAATTCTTCGAGACCCGCTTCACGCCCTACCGGGTGACCAACAGCGACGGCAGTTCCACCGGGCTGATCACCGGCTACTACGAACCCATCCTGCGCGGCTCGCGGGTGCGCGGCGGCCCCTACCAGACGCCGCTCTACGAGTATCCGAAGTACTGGAAGAAGCACACCCACGTCGGCCCGACCCGCCGCGAGCTGATGCGCAGCGGCGATCTGAAGGGTACCGAGCTGGTATGGGTCGATGACCCGGTAGAGGCAGCCTATCTACAGATCCAGGGCTCGGGGCGCATCGAGATGACCGATGGCACCACCATGCGCGTGGCCTATGCCGGCACCAACAATCAGCCGTTTCGCTCCTTCGCCAAGCGGCTGATCGACCGCGGCGAGATCACCCCCGCCGAGGCCACGCTGCCCGGCGTGCGCGCCTGGGCCCGGCGCCACCCGAGCCAGGTGGAAGAGATGCTCAACGTCAATCCGCGCATGGTGTTCTTCCGCGAGCTGACCGGCGACCAGGCGCTCTCCGACAGCAGCGGCCCGGTGGGCGCGCTGGGGGTGCCGCTCACCTCGGAGCGCAGTATCGCAGTGGACCCCAGCGAGATCCCGCTCGGCGCGCCGGTGTTTCTCTCCACCACCCAGCCGCTTTCGCAGCAGCCGCTGCAACGCCTAATGGTGGCGCAGGACACCGGCAGCGCGGTGAAGGGCGCGGTGCGCGCGGACTTCTACTGGGGCCACGGCGACGCCGCCGGCGAGGCCGCCAGCCGCATGAAGCAGCGGGGCGAGATGTGGGTGCTGATGCCCAAGTGA
- a CDS encoding DUF72 domain-containing protein — protein sequence MTLAETPQPPLYLGMAMWANNDWRGSLLPAHGDAGLADYARVFNAVEGNTTFYSGLPKAETIAAWAAQAPSTFRFCFKLPGQLTHAKRLREIDDEFARFVEGLGPLADRLGPLMVQLPRDFGHAELPALAQLLSRWPPGLPCAVEVRELEFFHKGLAEQSLNRLLISQDVDRVMLDVRALFATPAGLDKKLAAAQGEKPKVPLHVLSTAVNPVVRFIGHFDEAINAARFAPWIERLSLWIKQGKTPFLFVHTPDNRQAPELARQCYSRLAERVALPPLAEFAGDRQESLF from the coding sequence ATGACCCTTGCGGAGACACCCCAGCCGCCGCTCTACCTGGGCATGGCGATGTGGGCCAACAACGACTGGCGCGGCAGCCTGCTGCCGGCCCACGGTGACGCCGGCCTGGCCGACTACGCCCGAGTGTTCAACGCGGTGGAGGGCAACACCACCTTCTACAGCGGCCTGCCCAAGGCGGAGACCATCGCCGCCTGGGCCGCGCAGGCGCCTTCGACCTTTCGCTTCTGCTTCAAGCTGCCGGGCCAGCTTACCCACGCCAAGCGCCTGCGAGAGATCGACGACGAGTTCGCCCGCTTCGTAGAGGGCCTCGGCCCGCTGGCGGATCGGCTCGGCCCGCTGATGGTGCAACTACCGCGGGATTTCGGCCACGCCGAGCTGCCGGCGCTGGCGCAGCTACTCTCGCGCTGGCCGCCGGGCCTGCCCTGCGCAGTGGAAGTGCGGGAGCTTGAATTTTTCCACAAGGGGTTGGCGGAACAGTCACTCAACCGCTTGTTGATAAGTCAAGACGTGGATCGCGTGATGCTCGACGTTCGCGCGCTATTTGCCACACCCGCGGGGCTTGACAAAAAGCTCGCAGCCGCTCAAGGCGAAAAGCCGAAAGTCCCACTACACGTGCTCTCCACGGCGGTCAACCCTGTCGTGCGCTTCATCGGACACTTCGATGAAGCGATCAACGCAGCGCGCTTCGCGCCGTGGATAGAACGGCTTAGCCTGTGGATAAAACAGGGGAAAACCCCTTTTCTCTTTGTGCATACGCCGGATAATCGCCAGGCGCCGGAGCTGGCGCGCCAGTGCTACAGCCGGCTCGCCGAGCGGGTTGCGCTACCCCCGCTGGCCGAGTTTGCCGGTGACCGGCAGGAATCCCTGTTCTGA
- the pdxY gene encoding pyridoxal kinase PdxY, which produces MTHVISIQSHVAYGYVGNRAAVFPLQRLGLEVTAINTVQFSNHTGYGAFTGEVFSPAHLRNVLDGVESLVGLGGVDAVLSGYMGDEGIGRAVLDSVDRVKQANPEALYCCDPVMGDVGRGFFVREGIPEWMRDHAIRRADIVTPNQFELGFLSGREIHTLKDALAATAALRAQGPRVVLVTSLEVADDDAGHIGMLVDAAGGSWRIATPKVDFAIPPNGAGDFTAAMFLAQSLRAGLGDEGPARALEQTAAAVQMLFEHTRRAGTRELAMISAQHDIVSPRVTLHAERLR; this is translated from the coding sequence ATGACCCATGTCATCTCCATCCAGAGCCACGTCGCCTACGGCTATGTCGGCAACCGCGCCGCGGTCTTCCCGCTGCAGCGGCTGGGGCTGGAAGTCACCGCCATCAACACGGTCCAGTTCTCCAACCACACCGGCTACGGCGCCTTCACCGGCGAGGTGTTCTCGCCCGCTCACCTGCGGAATGTGCTCGACGGGGTCGAATCGCTGGTCGGTCTGGGCGGCGTGGATGCGGTGCTCTCCGGCTACATGGGCGACGAAGGCATCGGCCGTGCGGTGCTCGACAGCGTCGACCGGGTCAAGCAGGCCAACCCCGAGGCGCTCTACTGCTGCGACCCGGTGATGGGCGATGTCGGCCGCGGCTTCTTCGTGCGCGAAGGTATCCCCGAGTGGATGCGCGACCACGCCATCCGCCGCGCCGATATCGTCACCCCCAACCAGTTCGAACTCGGCTTCCTCTCCGGGCGCGAGATTCACACCCTGAAAGACGCCCTCGCCGCCACCGCGGCGCTGCGGGCCCAGGGCCCGCGGGTGGTGCTGGTCACCTCGCTCGAGGTGGCGGACGACGACGCCGGCCATATCGGCATGCTGGTGGATGCCGCCGGCGGCAGCTGGCGCATCGCCACGCCCAAGGTAGACTTCGCCATTCCGCCCAACGGTGCGGGTGACTTCACCGCCGCCATGTTCCTGGCTCAGAGCCTGCGCGCCGGGCTCGGCGACGAAGGCCCGGCGCGGGCGCTGGAGCAGACCGCCGCCGCGGTGCAGATGCTATTCGAACACACCCGCCGCGCCGGCACCCGCGAACTGGCGATGATCAGCGCCCAGCACGATATCGTCTCGCCGAGGGTGACCCTGCACGCCGAGCGCCTGCGCTGA
- a CDS encoding MerR family DNA-binding transcriptional regulator has translation MPVSGPTYAIGELAQQFDVTTRTIRFYEQEGLLSPERRGKTRVYRDKDRVRLKLALRGKRLGFSLIEIREVLDLYDDRNHGSVRQLERMLEILADKRANLERQLEDIRAMQRELDQVEARCQSALGELKASERS, from the coding sequence ATGCCCGTGTCCGGCCCAACCTACGCCATTGGCGAACTCGCGCAGCAGTTCGACGTTACCACCCGCACCATCCGCTTCTACGAGCAGGAAGGCCTGCTCTCCCCCGAGCGCCGGGGCAAGACCCGCGTCTACCGCGACAAGGACCGCGTGCGCCTCAAACTCGCCCTGCGTGGCAAACGGCTCGGCTTCTCGTTGATCGAGATACGCGAAGTGCTCGATCTCTACGACGACCGCAACCACGGCAGCGTGCGCCAGCTCGAACGCATGCTCGAAATCCTCGCCGACAAGCGCGCCAACCTCGAACGCCAGCTGGAAGACATCCGCGCCATGCAGCGCGAACTCGATCAGGTCGAAGCGCGGTGCCAGAGTGCACTAGGTGAATTGAAGGCATCCGAGCGTTCTTGA
- a CDS encoding tautomerase family protein — protein MVVVYGIKEYLNPIKAQLSNVIHGCMQDVLGMPAGKRAQRFVPLDSEDFYFPDDRTSAYTVIEINMMQGRSKETQKALIKALFRQIEAEIGISPIDIEITLKEQPAHCWGFRGMTGDEARDLQYSVNV, from the coding sequence ATGGTCGTCGTTTATGGCATCAAAGAGTACTTGAATCCTATCAAGGCGCAGCTTTCGAATGTCATTCATGGCTGCATGCAGGATGTTCTCGGGATGCCGGCGGGCAAGCGAGCTCAACGGTTCGTACCGCTGGACTCAGAGGATTTCTATTTCCCTGACGATAGAACGTCGGCTTACACGGTTATCGAAATCAACATGATGCAGGGGCGGTCCAAGGAGACACAAAAGGCGCTAATCAAGGCGCTTTTCCGCCAGATAGAAGCCGAGATCGGCATATCGCCCATCGATATCGAGATCACGCTCAAGGAGCAGCCCGCTCACTGCTGGGGATTTCGTGGCATGACCGGAGATGAAGCACGTGATCTACAATATTCGGTGAATGTATGA
- a CDS encoding enoyl-CoA hydratase-related protein: MSTHHCQLDIDSRGVARLTLDRPAVHNAFDDALIAALNAHLERLHALAASGEVRVVVLGSHGKHFSAGADLVWMKRMVDYSVDDNLVDSRQLSRLMHGLDTLPCPTLCRVQGAAYGGAVGLAACCDLVIASDAARFCLSEVKIGLSPAVVGPYVQRAIGARQMRRYALTAEVIDAATARELGLVHQVVAGDALDEEINRQIDTLLAASPQAQRATKALLAQIAREPESDATREAACRTISELRVSAEGQEGLAAFFDKRPPAWLAASGGDKEPRS; encoded by the coding sequence TGCCAACTGGACATCGACTCTCGCGGCGTCGCGCGGCTGACGCTGGACCGCCCCGCGGTACACAACGCCTTCGACGACGCCTTGATCGCCGCACTCAACGCCCATCTCGAGCGCCTCCACGCCCTGGCTGCGAGCGGAGAGGTGCGGGTAGTGGTGCTCGGCTCCCACGGCAAGCACTTCTCCGCCGGGGCGGATCTCGTCTGGATGAAGCGCATGGTCGACTACAGCGTCGACGACAACCTGGTCGACTCGCGCCAGCTCTCGCGCCTGATGCACGGGCTCGACACCCTGCCCTGCCCCACGCTCTGCCGAGTGCAGGGCGCGGCCTACGGCGGCGCGGTGGGGCTGGCCGCCTGCTGCGATCTGGTCATCGCCTCGGATGCGGCGCGCTTCTGTCTTTCCGAGGTCAAGATCGGCCTCTCGCCGGCGGTGGTCGGGCCCTATGTCCAGCGCGCCATCGGCGCCCGCCAGATGCGCCGCTACGCGTTGACCGCCGAGGTGATCGACGCCGCCACCGCCCGCGAGCTGGGGCTGGTGCATCAGGTGGTGGCTGGCGACGCGCTGGATGAAGAGATCAACCGCCAGATCGACACCCTGCTCGCCGCCTCCCCCCAGGCCCAGCGCGCCACCAAGGCGCTGCTCGCGCAGATCGCCCGCGAACCGGAGAGCGACGCCACCCGCGAGGCCGCGTGCCGCACCATCAGCGAGCTACGGGTCAGCGCCGAAGGCCAGGAGGGGCTGGCCGCCTTCTTCGACAAACGCCCGCCCGCCTGGCTCGCGGCCAGCGGGGGCGACAAGGAGCCGCGCTCATGA
- a CDS encoding GNAT family N-acetyltransferase: protein MRESNLSFGLATDHDVATIYSWLLEHDRREVYGSFLCNWNLTQRVHDEHQLFVATLEDEPVAYIWGDFGILEVREDLRKKGVGKQLVEYAMQRAISSGRIAVSIECKPESSIPFWKKMGFEFHNNNEASFVFEKYLDVPTDGSPVNVKIMFYPEQAKWISETVPIKSFSPTAVLDNQGVIHFQNRVAAYVRSENYKGDAMIKICVDGESVYFDKAKYSEASAIGVAYNSGAFYIDKVHNKALCRSSR from the coding sequence ATGAGAGAATCAAATTTGTCATTTGGATTGGCTACTGACCATGATGTCGCAACAATATATTCATGGCTTTTAGAGCATGATCGCCGGGAGGTGTATGGATCATTTTTATGCAATTGGAATTTAACGCAGCGCGTTCATGACGAACATCAGCTTTTCGTGGCCACTCTCGAGGATGAGCCGGTCGCCTACATCTGGGGCGATTTTGGCATACTGGAGGTTCGTGAAGATCTTAGAAAGAAGGGCGTTGGAAAGCAGCTAGTAGAATATGCAATGCAACGTGCCATTAGCAGTGGCAGAATTGCTGTTTCCATCGAGTGTAAACCCGAATCGTCCATTCCTTTTTGGAAAAAAATGGGGTTCGAATTTCATAATAACAATGAAGCGTCATTTGTTTTTGAAAAGTACCTGGATGTTCCTACTGACGGCTCGCCGGTAAACGTAAAGATAATGTTTTATCCAGAGCAAGCAAAATGGATATCCGAAACAGTACCGATAAAGTCCTTTTCTCCGACTGCTGTGCTAGATAATCAAGGAGTAATACATTTCCAAAATCGGGTGGCGGCCTACGTCAGGAGCGAAAATTATAAAGGCGATGCGATGATTAAAATATGCGTAGATGGTGAGTCTGTTTATTTTGATAAGGCAAAGTACTCCGAAGCAAGTGCAATAGGGGTGGCCTATAATTCAGGTGCCTTCTATATAGATAAGGTGCATAATAAAGCATTATGCCGGTCAAGCCGGTGA
- a CDS encoding oxidoreductase — MIAKTHTADAPLAVVTGATAGLGLETAKGLAAAGYRVVIAARSEERGRLACHAVRSQHPHAQVRFELLDLDSLDSVRAFAELLRQQEKSLARLINNAGLLAPPSRETTRDGFERQFGVNYLGHFLLTSLLLPLLLAAGPATPARVVQLSSLAHRSGRIDFDNLDAARDYDPWRGYRQSKLAMLLFAQALARRSEADSWPLVSVAAHPGLSRTALFDSGVKSRPLLGRTFKLLLPLISQSAADGARPTLHAALAEDVHNGDYFGPNGLGETRGAPKPAHRSEAARDRAVEERLWQVSCELTGASWG; from the coding sequence ATGATCGCCAAGACTCACACCGCCGACGCGCCACTCGCCGTGGTCACCGGCGCCACCGCCGGGCTCGGGCTGGAGACCGCCAAGGGCCTGGCGGCAGCGGGCTATCGCGTGGTGATCGCCGCGCGCAGCGAAGAGCGCGGGCGCCTCGCCTGCCACGCCGTACGGTCGCAGCATCCGCACGCACAGGTGCGCTTCGAGCTGCTCGATCTCGACTCGCTGGACTCCGTACGCGCCTTCGCCGAGCTGCTGCGCCAGCAGGAAAAGTCGCTGGCCCGGTTGATCAACAACGCCGGTCTGCTCGCCCCGCCCAGCCGTGAGACCACCCGTGACGGCTTCGAGCGTCAGTTCGGGGTCAACTACCTGGGTCACTTCCTGCTCACTAGCCTGCTGCTGCCGCTGCTGCTGGCCGCTGGCCCGGCCACCCCGGCCCGCGTGGTCCAGCTTTCCAGCCTGGCCCACCGCAGCGGCCGGATCGACTTCGACAATCTCGACGCCGCGCGTGACTACGACCCCTGGCGCGGCTATCGCCAGTCCAAGCTGGCCATGCTGCTGTTCGCCCAGGCGCTGGCGCGGCGCAGCGAGGCCGATAGCTGGCCGCTGGTGAGTGTCGCCGCGCACCCGGGGCTCTCGCGTACCGCGCTGTTCGACAGCGGCGTGAAGAGCCGCCCGCTGCTGGGGCGCACCTTCAAGCTGCTGCTGCCGCTGATCAGCCAGTCCGCCGCCGACGGCGCCCGGCCCACGCTGCATGCGGCCCTCGCCGAGGATGTCCACAACGGCGACTACTTCGGCCCCAATGGGCTCGGCGAGACCCGCGGCGCGCCCAAACCCGCCCACCGCAGCGAGGCCGCCCGCGACCGCGCGGTGGAAGAGCGGCTGTGGCAGGTCTCCTGCGAGCTGACCGGGGCGAGCTGGGGTTAG